Proteins from one Doryrhamphus excisus isolate RoL2022-K1 chromosome 19, RoL_Dexc_1.0, whole genome shotgun sequence genomic window:
- the ylpm1 gene encoding YLP motif-containing protein 1 isoform X8 yields MYPSWGNYGAPPSQNYGGSGPRNISGGGLAGPQAGFGGLQASPSGSLFSSLQEQHLQQMQQLQMLHQKQLQTVLHHGSAAPPYGGGHQSGYSGPSWQSTEPVHLDSGMGMHPHLKGGDTLSTQQELSKPPPPQTHAAEAQPTPPPSDPQSSKLMDPNDGKTQDVFNKEDDKTLPLPNQQQLWYQQHLQNLQKLRQEKQNQKDGNFAMPQPTPHNGQTLQPPLPSETPTSAPPPPLPTEEPPAPPPPPEPDSKQDNEETARLQQLQAAAAQWQHVQQQRVGLHYQALMQQHEKLQQILEKYQQLIQQPPNLQTMSAEMQLRHYEVQKQQFTPLYQDWEVSFRMWFEQFQTYPHKDQLHDYEHQWKQWQDQMNATNAHLLERITTLTTMVPYAANQYNNVVMGQYGAYPGQDGQIQPQQVNPGMQFNAVTASPALQQGQQHTPAAAPLHTGGPPAGIGLSGHQNVPSPNYNNIGGPHANNPGFHQPRMPFEGPPRFDQQTQRFDLPHPLPQPQQRCDAPPRFDQPPTRFDGTPRFDQPHQRFDGPTRLNQPGPRLDAPPRFDQPTQHFDGPPRFDQKPRAITPRFGRSSRFDQPPQQTGSTVPSQKQQQETLPQVEQSLNPPPSVDSSLKPVKLPQSNQQNRKSDKDMMDDMVEGDGFFIPSEPIPQTKSRTKISDITRKPNPLDSKPAQSGSSTLESKQTNAPNVPKPEGPLRNNNPPGVPEEKTETQPSKTEPVRPPPGTGRGQPQVPMQGRGRGQPQLPMQGTGRGQPTVPMQGRGCGQSSASVQGAGRGQSPAPVQGAGRGQSPAPVQGAGRGQSPAPVQGAGRVQSPAPVQGAGRGQSPAPVQGAGRGQSPAPVQGAGRGQSPAPVQGAGRGQSPTTVQGAGRGQSPTTVQGRGRGQPPVPVQGRGRGNRQRVHGDMRGQNLPPEGQIDEMSHDFMPPGEEEFMQEPEEAYQWQEPSVEEFGGETSEAPDEEMWIPEDHHFQTEEEYYEEPLQGPPLGRGGFPMMRGRPPMARGGPPLGRGGPFMGRGGPPMGRGGPPMGRGGPAMGRGGPPMGRGGPSMGRGGPPMGRGGPPMGRGGPPMGRGGPPMGRGGPPMGRGGPPMGRGGPSMGRGGPPMGRGGPPMGGGDPMDDQWEDTETEEYCDEEAYWGEARPPMRGMRPPFPPGHHRPPRGRPGFMHQGRGPPPHLAHGPMDEESFGHETGDMELDPSEHYMYGGHDAHNLPMHPGRGRGRRPPPSHEAMGMGPDGEPFYHEEMENEQDWPPPHGRRPSMPHEIIERGGMVRRPMGRGIARGMMRPGSSREHEEGYSEVYVHGEDRWRPPHSDDPRHEARFYDTEWDRARPPPERDFSPHLPPPDRWLDDRERGHPYPYDDEYNQRRGEIRIREYPDEPPSRPEDPSQRPSEWDRLSRHPLSERLYPTYGDHGDKPALDRPPLPGPAENSIDLAAQGAGGGNVLALSQRQHEIILKAAQELKRIREIQEGKPAETESQPASSDVLPELPAGLLGLEIPPEVRNALKGMTTAAQAAPSWDTNPAALAPAVIPKTVDYGHGHDSGATVERIAYGERVVLRPDPDRGYEKEPLRDPYSRDPYYDRRSDPYMDRQLHWHPLIIQDTGIETAALERGIEVAAVIERTFLGGPAMIDLSMSAQPSTVTEEVTQKTEDPPLHHFHPHHSHRLRLRRSLKSRTWMISSNHQEDCPDLRGLSSS; encoded by the exons ATGTACCCTTCCTGGGGGAATTATGGTGCACCTCCGTCGCAAAACTACGGAGGATCTGGCCCACGGAACATCTCCGGAGGAGGCCTCGCCGGTCCCCAAGCGGGGTTCGGCGGTTTACAGGCCTCGCCGAGCGGCTCTCTCTTCTCGAGCCTGCAGGAGCAGCACCTACAGCAGATGCAGCAGCTCCAGATGCTCCACCAGAAACAGCTCCAGACGGTGCTGCATCATGGCAGCGCTGCTCCACCATACGGTGGCGGACACCAGAGTGGGTATTCGGGGCCGTCGTGGCAGTCAACAGAACCGGTTCATTTGGACAGCGGTATGGGGATGCACCCTCACTTAAAAGGAGGGGACACGTTATCGACACAACAGGAATTGTCGAAGCCGCCCCCGCCACAGACTCACGCCGCTGAAGCTCAGCCAACTCCCCCTCCGTCAGACCCCCAGTCATCGAAACTTATGGACCCTAACGATGGGAAAACACAGGATGTATTCAATAAAGAGGACGACAAAACTTTGCCTTTGCCG AACCAGCAGCAACTTTGGTACCAGCAACATCTGCAGAACCTACAAAAGCTGAGGCAAGAGAAACAGAACCAAAAGGATGGTAACTTTGCTATGCCACAGCCGACGCCGCACAATGGGCAAACTCTGCAGCCTCCACTTCCATCCGAAACACCCACATCTGCGCCACCTCCGCCCCTTCCAACAGAGGAGCCCCCAGCACCGCCTCCACCACCAGAG CCGGATTCAAAACAAGACAATGAGGAGACTGCCCGTCTCCAGCAATTACAGGCTGCAGCGGCTCAATGGCAGCATGTTCAGCAGCAAAGAGTAGGCTTACATTACCAAGCTCTTATGCAACAGCATGAGAAACTCCAACAGATACTGGAGAAGTATCAGCAGCTCATTCAGCAACCTCCAAACTTACAG acGATGTCAGCTGAAATGCAGCTGAGACATTACGAAGTACAAAAGCAGCAGTTCACGCCTCTATACCAAGACTGGGAGGTTTCTTTCAGGATGTGGTTCGAGCAGTTCCAAACTTATCCCCACAAAGACCAACTGCATGACTATGAGCACCAGTGGAAACAGTGGCAGGATCAGATGAATGCCACTAATGCCCACCTTCTTGAGAGGATCACCACTCTGACAACAATGGTGCCGTACGCTGCAAACCAGTATAATAATGTAGTTATGGGGCAATATGGAGCGTACCCAGGACAGGACGGTCAAATTCAGCCGCAACAAGTAAATCCAGGTATGCAGTTCAATGCCGTTACTGCCAGTCCTGCACTCCAGCAAGGTCAACAGCATACTCCAGCTGCAGCACCCCTACACACAGGAGGTCCTCCTGCTGGGATCGGACTCTCAGGTCATCAAAATGTTCCGTCACCAAACTACAACAACATTGGGGGTCCACA TGCAAACAACCCAGGATTCCACCAACCACGTATGCCATTTGAGGGACCTCCAAGGTTTGATCAACAAACACAACGTTTTGACCTCCCCCATCCTTTGCCTCAACCTCAACAACGCTGTGACGCTCCACCTCGATTTGATCAGCCCCCGACGCGCTTTGATGGTACCCCGCGTTTTGATCAACCACACCAGCGCTTCGATGGTCCCACTCGCTTAAACCAACCAGGGCCACGCCTTGATGCACCTCCCAGATTTGACCAACCCACTCAGCATTTTGATGGTCCCCCAAGATTTGACCAGAAACCAAGAGCTATTACACCACGATTTGGAAGGTCATCCAGATTTGATCAGCCCCCACAACAGACAGGTTCAACAGTGCcctcacaaaaacaacagcaagaaACCCTGCCTCAAGTGGAACAAAGTCTCAACCCACCACCCAGTGTGGATTCTTCATTAAAACCTGTCAAGCTGCCACAGTCAAATCAACAAAACAGAAAATCTGATAAAGACATGATGGATGACATGGTTGAAGGTGATGGATTTTTTATCCCAAGTGAACCTATACCACAAACCAAAAGCCGTACAAAGATTTCTGACATTACCCGCAAGCCTAATCCGTTAGACAGTAAGCCAGCCCAATCTGGATCTAGTACCCTGGAATCGAAACAAACGAATGCACCAAATGTTCCCAAACCAGAAGGACCGTTGAGAAATAATAACCCTCCAGGAGTACCAGAGGAAAAAACTGAGACACAGCCATCCAAAACTGAACCTGTTCGGCCTCCCCCTGGTACAGGACGTGGTCAGCCACAAGTACCCATGCAAGGGAGAGGACGAGGTCAGCCACAACTACCCATGCAAGGTACAGGACGTGGTCAACCCACAGTACCTATGCAAGGTAGGGGATGTGGCCAGTCCTCGGCCTCTGTGCAAGGCGCAGGACGAGGTCAGTCCCCGGCCCCTGTGCAAGGCGCAGGACGAGGTCAGTCCCCGGCCCCTGTGCAAGGCGCAGGACGAGGTCAGTCCCCGGCCCCTGTGCAAGGCGCAGGACGAGTTCAGTCCCCGGCCCCTGTGCAAGGCGCAGGACGAGGTCAGTCCCCGGCCCCTGTGCAAGGCGCAGGACGAGGTCAGTCCCCGGCCCCTGTGCAAGGCGCAGGACGAGGTCAGTCCCCGGCCCCTGTGCAAGGCGCAGGACGAGGTCAGTCACCGACCACTGTGCAAGGCGCAGGACGAGGTCAGTCCCCGACCACTGTGCAAGGTAGAGGACGAGGTCAGCCCCCGGTTCCTGTGCAAGGTAGAGGACGGGGTAACAGACAGAGGGTGCATGGAGACATGAGGGGACAAAACTTGCCACCCGAGGGGCAGATTGACGAAATGTCGCATGATTTTATGCCACCCGGGGAAGAAGAATTCATGCAGGAGCCAGAGGAAGCCTACCAATGGCAGGAGCCTTCAGTTGAGGAGTTTGGTGGTGAGACATCCGAGGCTCCTGATGAAGAAATGTGGATACCTGAAGATCATCACTTCCAAACAGAAgaggaatattatgaggaaccaTTGCAAGGACCTCCTTTGGGGAGAGGGGGGTTCCCGATGATGAGAGGACGCCCCCCTATGGCTCGAGGTGGTCCCCCTTTGGGTAGAGGAGGACCGTTTATGGGCCGAGGGGGGCCACCTATGGGCCGAGGGGGACCACCAATGGGCCGAGGGGGACCGGCAATGGGCCGAGGGGGACCGCCTATGGGCCGAGGAGGGCCGTCCATGGGCCGAGGAGGGCCGCCCATGGGTCGAGGAGGGCCGCCCATGGGTCGAGGAGGGCCGCCCATGGGTCGAGGAGGGCCGCCCATGGGTCGAGGAGGGCCGCCCATGGGTCGGGGCGGTCCACCCATGGGACGAGGAGGGCCGTCCATGGGTCGAGGAGGGCCGCCCATGGGTCGGGGCGGTCCACCCATGGGAGGAGGGGACCCAATGGATGATCAATGGGAAGATACCGAGACAGAAGAGTACTGTGATGAAGAGGCTTATTGGGGAGAGGCTAGGCCTCCAATGAGAGGAATGAGACCACCATTTCCGCCTGGCCATCATCGTCCACCACGCGGTCGCCCTGGTTTCATGCATCAGGGACGAGGGCCCCCGCCTCATCTAGCACACGGGCCAATGGATGAGGAGTCATTCGGACATGAGACTGGTGATATGGAACTGGATCCATCAGAGCATTACATGTATGGTGGGCATGATGCTCATAACTTGCCAATGCACCCAGGTAGAGGAAGAGGCAGACGGCCTCCCCCATCCCACGAGGCAATGGGAATGGGTCCTGATGGGGAGCCATTTTATCATGAAGAAATGGAGAATGAACAGGATTGGCCGCCACCCCATGGGAGACGTCCTTCAATGCCCCATGAGATCATTGAAAGGGGCGGAATGGTAAGAAGGCCAATGGGACGTGGAATAGCAAGAGGTATGATGCGGCCAGGTTCATCCCGTGAACATGAAGAGGGATACAGTGAGGTTTATGTTCATGGAGAAGATCGCTGGCGGCCACCGCATTCTGATGACCCCCGGCACGAGGCCAGATTCTATGACACTGAATGGGATAGAGCGCGTCCTCCACCAGAACGGGACTTTTCGCCACACTTGCCGCCCCCAGATCGCTGGCTAGACGACAGAGAAAGAGGTCACCCATACCCATATGATGACGAGTACAACCAAAGAAGAGGAGAAATCAGAATCCGCGAGTATCCGGACGAGCCCCCATCCCGACCGGAAGACCCATCGCAGCGTCCTTCAGAATGGGATCGGCTTTCAAGACACCCACTGTCAGAAAGGTTGTATCCCACTTATGGGGATCATGGGGATAAACCCGCGTTGGACAGGCCTCCACTCCCTGGACCTGCTGAAAACTCAATTGACCTCGCAGCACAAGGAGCAGGCGGAGGCAATGTACTTGCTCTTTCCCAGCGCCAACATGAAATCATCTTGAAAGCAGCCCAAGAACTTAAACGCATCAG GGAGATACAGGAGGGCAAGCCTGCTGAAACAGAATCTCAGCCTGCATCATCTGATGTATTACCCGAGCTCCCTGCTGGGCTCCTTGGTTTGGAGATCCCACCAGAAGTCAGAAATGCTCTGAAG GGCATGACTACGGCTGCTCAGGCAGCTCCATCTTGGGATACTAATCCTGCTGCACTTGCGCCTGCAGTAATTCCAAAGACTGTGGATTATGGGCATGGACATG ACTCGGGTGCCACTGTTGAGAGGATTGCTTACGGCGAGAGAGTTGTGTTGAGGCCTGACCCAGACAGGGGCTATGAAAAAG AACCTCTTCGAGATCCTTACAGCAGGGATCCTTACTATGACAGACGGTCAGACCCTTACATGGACCGCC AGCTCCACTGGCACCCCCTCATCATTCAGGATACAGGGATAGAGACCGCGGCCTTAGAGAGAGGGATCGAAGTGGCAGCCGTGATCGAGAGGACCTTTTTGGGCGGTCCGGCTATGATAGACCTCTCTATGAGCGCACAGCCCTCGACTGTG ACAGAAGAAGTTACCCAGAAGACCGAGGACCCCCCGCTGCACCACTTCCACCCCCACCACAGCCACCGCCTCAGGTTGAGAAGAAGCCTGAAATCAAGAACGTGGATGATATCCTCAAACCACCAGGAAGACTGTCCAGACCTGAGAGG ATTGTCGTCATCATGA
- the ylpm1 gene encoding YLP motif-containing protein 1 isoform X7, which produces MYPSWGNYGAPPSQNYGGSGPRNISGGGLAGPQAGFGGLQASPSGSLFSSLQEQHLQQMQQLQMLHQKQLQTVLHHGSAAPPYGGGHQSGYSGPSWQSTEPVHLDSGMGMHPHLKGGDTLSTQQELSKPPPPQTHAAEAQPTPPPSDPQSSKLMDPNDGKTQDVFNKEDDKTLPLPNQQQLWYQQHLQNLQKLRQEKQNQKDGNFAMPQPTPHNGQTLQPPLPSETPTSAPPPPLPTEEPPAPPPPPEPDSKQDNEETARLQQLQAAAAQWQHVQQQRVGLHYQALMQQHEKLQQILEKYQQLIQQPPNLQTMSAEMQLRHYEVQKQQFTPLYQDWEVSFRMWFEQFQTYPHKDQLHDYEHQWKQWQDQMNATNAHLLERITTLTTMVPYAANQYNNVVMGQYGAYPGQDGQIQPQQVNPGMQFNAVTASPALQQGQQHTPAAAPLHTGGPPAGIGLSGHQNVPSPNYNNIGGPHANNPGFHQPRMPFEGPPRFDQQTQRFDLPHPLPQPQQRCDAPPRFDQPPTRFDGTPRFDQPHQRFDGPTRLNQPGPRLDAPPRFDQPTQHFDGPPRFDQKPRAITPRFGRSSRFDQPPQQTGSTVPSQKQQQETLPQVEQSLNPPPSVDSSLKPVKLPQSNQQNRKSDKDMMDDMVEGDGFFIPSEPIPQTKSRTKISDITRKPNPLDSKPAQSGSSTLESKQTNAPNVPKPEGPLRNNNPPGVPEEKTETQPSKTEPVRPPPGTGRGQPQVPMQGRGRGQPQLPMQGTGRGQPTVPMQGRGCGQSSASVQGAGRGQSPAPVQGAGRGQSPAPVQGAGRGQSPAPVQGAGRVQSPAPVQGAGRGQSPAPVQGAGRGQSPAPVQGAGRGQSPAPVQGAGRGQSPTTVQGAGRGQSPTTVQGRGRGQPPVPVQGRGRGNRQRVHGDMRGQNLPPEGQIDEMSHDFMPPGEEEFMQEPEEAYQWQEPSVEEFGGETSEAPDEEMWIPEDHHFQTEEEYYEEPLQGPPLGRGGFPMMRGRPPMARGGPPLGRGGPFMGRGGPPMGRGGPPMGRGGPAMGRGGPPMGRGGPSMGRGGPPMGRGGPPMGRGGPPMGRGGPPMGRGGPPMGRGGPPMGRGGPSMGRGGPPMGRGGPPMGGGDPMDDQWEDTETEEYCDEEAYWGEARPPMRGMRPPFPPGHHRPPRGRPGFMHQGRGPPPHLAHGPMDEESFGHETGDMELDPSEHYMYGGHDAHNLPMHPGRGRGRRPPPSHEAMGMGPDGEPFYHEEMENEQDWPPPHGRRPSMPHEIIERGGMVRRPMGRGIARGMMRPGSSREHEEGYSEVYVHGEDRWRPPHSDDPRHEARFYDTEWDRARPPPERDFSPHLPPPDRWLDDRERGHPYPYDDEYNQRRGEIRIREYPDEPPSRPEDPSQRPSEWDRLSRHPLSERLYPTYGDHGDKPALDRPPLPGPAENSIDLAAQGAGGGNVLALSQRQHEIILKAAQELKRIREIQEGKPAETESQPASSDVLPELPAGLLGLEIPPEVRNALKGMTTAAQAAPSWDTNPAALAPAVIPKTVDYGHGHDSGATVERIAYGERVVLRPDPDRGYEKEPLRDPYSRDPYYDRRSDPYMDRQLHWHPLIIQDTGIETAALERGIEVAAVIERTFLGGPAMIDLSMSAQPSTVVGLNAMAMALHHLTEEVTQKTEDPPLHHFHPHHSHRLRLRRSLKSRTWMISSNHQEDCPDLRGLSSS; this is translated from the exons ATGTACCCTTCCTGGGGGAATTATGGTGCACCTCCGTCGCAAAACTACGGAGGATCTGGCCCACGGAACATCTCCGGAGGAGGCCTCGCCGGTCCCCAAGCGGGGTTCGGCGGTTTACAGGCCTCGCCGAGCGGCTCTCTCTTCTCGAGCCTGCAGGAGCAGCACCTACAGCAGATGCAGCAGCTCCAGATGCTCCACCAGAAACAGCTCCAGACGGTGCTGCATCATGGCAGCGCTGCTCCACCATACGGTGGCGGACACCAGAGTGGGTATTCGGGGCCGTCGTGGCAGTCAACAGAACCGGTTCATTTGGACAGCGGTATGGGGATGCACCCTCACTTAAAAGGAGGGGACACGTTATCGACACAACAGGAATTGTCGAAGCCGCCCCCGCCACAGACTCACGCCGCTGAAGCTCAGCCAACTCCCCCTCCGTCAGACCCCCAGTCATCGAAACTTATGGACCCTAACGATGGGAAAACACAGGATGTATTCAATAAAGAGGACGACAAAACTTTGCCTTTGCCG AACCAGCAGCAACTTTGGTACCAGCAACATCTGCAGAACCTACAAAAGCTGAGGCAAGAGAAACAGAACCAAAAGGATGGTAACTTTGCTATGCCACAGCCGACGCCGCACAATGGGCAAACTCTGCAGCCTCCACTTCCATCCGAAACACCCACATCTGCGCCACCTCCGCCCCTTCCAACAGAGGAGCCCCCAGCACCGCCTCCACCACCAGAG CCGGATTCAAAACAAGACAATGAGGAGACTGCCCGTCTCCAGCAATTACAGGCTGCAGCGGCTCAATGGCAGCATGTTCAGCAGCAAAGAGTAGGCTTACATTACCAAGCTCTTATGCAACAGCATGAGAAACTCCAACAGATACTGGAGAAGTATCAGCAGCTCATTCAGCAACCTCCAAACTTACAG acGATGTCAGCTGAAATGCAGCTGAGACATTACGAAGTACAAAAGCAGCAGTTCACGCCTCTATACCAAGACTGGGAGGTTTCTTTCAGGATGTGGTTCGAGCAGTTCCAAACTTATCCCCACAAAGACCAACTGCATGACTATGAGCACCAGTGGAAACAGTGGCAGGATCAGATGAATGCCACTAATGCCCACCTTCTTGAGAGGATCACCACTCTGACAACAATGGTGCCGTACGCTGCAAACCAGTATAATAATGTAGTTATGGGGCAATATGGAGCGTACCCAGGACAGGACGGTCAAATTCAGCCGCAACAAGTAAATCCAGGTATGCAGTTCAATGCCGTTACTGCCAGTCCTGCACTCCAGCAAGGTCAACAGCATACTCCAGCTGCAGCACCCCTACACACAGGAGGTCCTCCTGCTGGGATCGGACTCTCAGGTCATCAAAATGTTCCGTCACCAAACTACAACAACATTGGGGGTCCACA TGCAAACAACCCAGGATTCCACCAACCACGTATGCCATTTGAGGGACCTCCAAGGTTTGATCAACAAACACAACGTTTTGACCTCCCCCATCCTTTGCCTCAACCTCAACAACGCTGTGACGCTCCACCTCGATTTGATCAGCCCCCGACGCGCTTTGATGGTACCCCGCGTTTTGATCAACCACACCAGCGCTTCGATGGTCCCACTCGCTTAAACCAACCAGGGCCACGCCTTGATGCACCTCCCAGATTTGACCAACCCACTCAGCATTTTGATGGTCCCCCAAGATTTGACCAGAAACCAAGAGCTATTACACCACGATTTGGAAGGTCATCCAGATTTGATCAGCCCCCACAACAGACAGGTTCAACAGTGCcctcacaaaaacaacagcaagaaACCCTGCCTCAAGTGGAACAAAGTCTCAACCCACCACCCAGTGTGGATTCTTCATTAAAACCTGTCAAGCTGCCACAGTCAAATCAACAAAACAGAAAATCTGATAAAGACATGATGGATGACATGGTTGAAGGTGATGGATTTTTTATCCCAAGTGAACCTATACCACAAACCAAAAGCCGTACAAAGATTTCTGACATTACCCGCAAGCCTAATCCGTTAGACAGTAAGCCAGCCCAATCTGGATCTAGTACCCTGGAATCGAAACAAACGAATGCACCAAATGTTCCCAAACCAGAAGGACCGTTGAGAAATAATAACCCTCCAGGAGTACCAGAGGAAAAAACTGAGACACAGCCATCCAAAACTGAACCTGTTCGGCCTCCCCCTGGTACAGGACGTGGTCAGCCACAAGTACCCATGCAAGGGAGAGGACGAGGTCAGCCACAACTACCCATGCAAGGTACAGGACGTGGTCAACCCACAGTACCTATGCAAGGTAGGGGATGTGGCCAGTCCTCGGCCTCTGTGCAAGGCGCAGGACGAGGTCAGTCCCCGGCCCCTGTGCAAGGCGCAGGACGAGGTCAGTCCCCGGCCCCTGTGCAAGGCGCAGGACGAGGTCAGTCCCCGGCCCCTGTGCAAGGCGCAGGACGAGTTCAGTCCCCGGCCCCTGTGCAAGGCGCAGGACGAGGTCAGTCCCCGGCCCCTGTGCAAGGCGCAGGACGAGGTCAGTCCCCGGCCCCTGTGCAAGGCGCAGGACGAGGTCAGTCCCCGGCCCCTGTGCAAGGCGCAGGACGAGGTCAGTCACCGACCACTGTGCAAGGCGCAGGACGAGGTCAGTCCCCGACCACTGTGCAAGGTAGAGGACGAGGTCAGCCCCCGGTTCCTGTGCAAGGTAGAGGACGGGGTAACAGACAGAGGGTGCATGGAGACATGAGGGGACAAAACTTGCCACCCGAGGGGCAGATTGACGAAATGTCGCATGATTTTATGCCACCCGGGGAAGAAGAATTCATGCAGGAGCCAGAGGAAGCCTACCAATGGCAGGAGCCTTCAGTTGAGGAGTTTGGTGGTGAGACATCCGAGGCTCCTGATGAAGAAATGTGGATACCTGAAGATCATCACTTCCAAACAGAAgaggaatattatgaggaaccaTTGCAAGGACCTCCTTTGGGGAGAGGGGGGTTCCCGATGATGAGAGGACGCCCCCCTATGGCTCGAGGTGGTCCCCCTTTGGGTAGAGGAGGACCGTTTATGGGCCGAGGGGGGCCACCTATGGGCCGAGGGGGACCACCAATGGGCCGAGGGGGACCGGCAATGGGCCGAGGGGGACCGCCTATGGGCCGAGGAGGGCCGTCCATGGGCCGAGGAGGGCCGCCCATGGGTCGAGGAGGGCCGCCCATGGGTCGAGGAGGGCCGCCCATGGGTCGAGGAGGGCCGCCCATGGGTCGAGGAGGGCCGCCCATGGGTCGGGGCGGTCCACCCATGGGACGAGGAGGGCCGTCCATGGGTCGAGGAGGGCCGCCCATGGGTCGGGGCGGTCCACCCATGGGAGGAGGGGACCCAATGGATGATCAATGGGAAGATACCGAGACAGAAGAGTACTGTGATGAAGAGGCTTATTGGGGAGAGGCTAGGCCTCCAATGAGAGGAATGAGACCACCATTTCCGCCTGGCCATCATCGTCCACCACGCGGTCGCCCTGGTTTCATGCATCAGGGACGAGGGCCCCCGCCTCATCTAGCACACGGGCCAATGGATGAGGAGTCATTCGGACATGAGACTGGTGATATGGAACTGGATCCATCAGAGCATTACATGTATGGTGGGCATGATGCTCATAACTTGCCAATGCACCCAGGTAGAGGAAGAGGCAGACGGCCTCCCCCATCCCACGAGGCAATGGGAATGGGTCCTGATGGGGAGCCATTTTATCATGAAGAAATGGAGAATGAACAGGATTGGCCGCCACCCCATGGGAGACGTCCTTCAATGCCCCATGAGATCATTGAAAGGGGCGGAATGGTAAGAAGGCCAATGGGACGTGGAATAGCAAGAGGTATGATGCGGCCAGGTTCATCCCGTGAACATGAAGAGGGATACAGTGAGGTTTATGTTCATGGAGAAGATCGCTGGCGGCCACCGCATTCTGATGACCCCCGGCACGAGGCCAGATTCTATGACACTGAATGGGATAGAGCGCGTCCTCCACCAGAACGGGACTTTTCGCCACACTTGCCGCCCCCAGATCGCTGGCTAGACGACAGAGAAAGAGGTCACCCATACCCATATGATGACGAGTACAACCAAAGAAGAGGAGAAATCAGAATCCGCGAGTATCCGGACGAGCCCCCATCCCGACCGGAAGACCCATCGCAGCGTCCTTCAGAATGGGATCGGCTTTCAAGACACCCACTGTCAGAAAGGTTGTATCCCACTTATGGGGATCATGGGGATAAACCCGCGTTGGACAGGCCTCCACTCCCTGGACCTGCTGAAAACTCAATTGACCTCGCAGCACAAGGAGCAGGCGGAGGCAATGTACTTGCTCTTTCCCAGCGCCAACATGAAATCATCTTGAAAGCAGCCCAAGAACTTAAACGCATCAG GGAGATACAGGAGGGCAAGCCTGCTGAAACAGAATCTCAGCCTGCATCATCTGATGTATTACCCGAGCTCCCTGCTGGGCTCCTTGGTTTGGAGATCCCACCAGAAGTCAGAAATGCTCTGAAG GGCATGACTACGGCTGCTCAGGCAGCTCCATCTTGGGATACTAATCCTGCTGCACTTGCGCCTGCAGTAATTCCAAAGACTGTGGATTATGGGCATGGACATG ACTCGGGTGCCACTGTTGAGAGGATTGCTTACGGCGAGAGAGTTGTGTTGAGGCCTGACCCAGACAGGGGCTATGAAAAAG AACCTCTTCGAGATCCTTACAGCAGGGATCCTTACTATGACAGACGGTCAGACCCTTACATGGACCGCC AGCTCCACTGGCACCCCCTCATCATTCAGGATACAGGGATAGAGACCGCGGCCTTAGAGAGAGGGATCGAAGTGGCAGCCGTGATCGAGAGGACCTTTTTGGGCGGTCCGGCTATGATAGACCTCTCTATGAGCGCACAGCCCTCGACTGTGGTGGGTCTGAACGCTATGGCCATGGCTCTTCACCATTTG ACAGAAGAAGTTACCCAGAAGACCGAGGACCCCCCGCTGCACCACTTCCACCCCCACCACAGCCACCGCCTCAGGTTGAGAAGAAGCCTGAAATCAAGAACGTGGATGATATCCTCAAACCACCAGGAAGACTGTCCAGACCTGAGAGG ATTGTCGTCATCATGA